The Streptomyces sp. R28 region TGCGTGATGCACCGGGCGGCCGCCCAGGGCACGATCGCGTCGACGCCGGTCTCGGTCATGGTCTCGACGGCCAGCTCACCGCGGTCACCCTTGGGAAGGGCCTGGACGACGGTGATACGGGGCTGCTCCGCAGGCTCCTCGGCCACCGCACCCAGCTGCAGAACCAGCCGGTCCTTGCCCTCGGTGTCGATCACCTCGCAGTCGGCCCAGCGGCCCTCGCCGTCCGTGAGGACGACGGCCTCCCCCGCCCGCAGCCGCTTGACGGAGACGGCATGCCGCCCCTCGGGCCCGTCGAGGACGTACCGCTGCCCACCGCCGGCCGGGAGGTGCTCGACCACGAACACGGGAGCGGTCATGCGCCCGCACCGCCCCTGCGCAGAGCCGACAACGCTGTCGTCGCCGCGTCCAGCTCGGCGGCCAGCACCTCCACCAGCTGCCCGGCGGGCAGTTCACGCGCCATCCGGTGCCCCTGCCCGGCCCACAGCGCCATGGCCTGCGCGTCGCCGGACGCGGCGGCCTTCTTGCGCAGGGGCGAGGTGAGGTGGTGGACCTCGGGATAGGCGGCGGGGGCGTACGGCCCGTGCTCGCGCAGGAAACGGTTGACGAGGCCGCGGGCGGGGCGCCCGGAGAAGGCGCGCGTCAACTCGGTCCGTACGAACAGGGGGTTGGTCAGGGCCTGCTTGTGCAGGGCGTTGGCGCCGGACTCCGGGGTGGCCAGGAAGGCGGTCCCGAGCTGGGCGGCGCCGGCGCCGGCGGCGAGTACGGCGGCGATCTGGCTGCCGCGCATGATGCCGCCGGCGGCGACGATGGGCAGGTTCACGGCCTCACGGACCTGGGCGACGAGCGACAGCAGCCCGATGCCGGTGCCGTCGGTCTCGGGGTTGTCGCGATGGGTGCCCTGGTGGCCGCCGGCCTCGACCCCCTGCACGATCACGGCGTCGGCACCGGCCCGCTGCACGGCGAGGGCCTCGTCCGGGGTGGTGGCGGTGACGAGAGTGAAGGTTCCGGCACGCCGCAACGACTCCAGCACCTCGCTGCTGGGCGCGCCGAAGTGGAAGGAGACGACGGGCACGGGGTTGTCGAGCAGCACGGCGAGCTTGGCGTCGTACCCGTCGTCCCGCCCGCTGTCCGGGTCCCCCAGCTCGATCTCGTACCAGGCGGCCTCGCCGGCGAGCTGGTGGGCGTAGACCTCCACGGCCGCGGCGTCGGCATACTCCGGCTGCGGCATGAACAGATTGACCCCGAAGGGACGCCCCGTCAGCCCCCGCAGCTGCTTGATCTCCTGGTACATCCCGTCGGCGGTTTTGTACCCGGCGGCGAGAAAGCCCAGCCCACCGGCCTCGGACACGGCAGCGGCGAGCTGCGGCACGGAGACGCCGCCCGCCATGGGGGCCTGCACGATCGGAAGCGGGAAAAGATCGGTCAGCGCGGAGGACATGACGGCATGTTGTCACGTCCTCCGAACAAGTCCGAATCGACCCTTCCCCTTGGCATAGGCCAACACTTTCCCCGGGGGGTCAGCGC contains the following coding sequences:
- a CDS encoding nitronate monooxygenase, yielding MSSALTDLFPLPIVQAPMAGGVSVPQLAAAVSEAGGLGFLAAGYKTADGMYQEIKQLRGLTGRPFGVNLFMPQPEYADAAAVEVYAHQLAGEAAWYEIELGDPDSGRDDGYDAKLAVLLDNPVPVVSFHFGAPSSEVLESLRRAGTFTLVTATTPDEALAVQRAGADAVIVQGVEAGGHQGTHRDNPETDGTGIGLLSLVAQVREAVNLPIVAAGGIMRGSQIAAVLAAGAGAAQLGTAFLATPESGANALHKQALTNPLFVRTELTRAFSGRPARGLVNRFLREHGPYAPAAYPEVHHLTSPLRKKAAASGDAQAMALWAGQGHRMARELPAGQLVEVLAAELDAATTALSALRRGGAGA